A region of Acipenser ruthenus chromosome 51, fAciRut3.2 maternal haplotype, whole genome shotgun sequence DNA encodes the following proteins:
- the LOC117971301 gene encoding Fc receptor-like protein 5 isoform X1, with protein MQACELAFLILLTVVSCSRQYEELPQTTLTLEPPFPEIFTGETVTLRCGVEGGSTGWKYLWYKDSEDTPGLQTAGCSITGDSYTITAAAVSDQGQYFCRGQRKSRPSFSQLSNPVTVTVSDQWVILQTPPQPVFEGDTLTLRCHVWGYTATRFVFYKDNKWLQSQADTELSVDRVSKNDEGSYRCTARWSSTYSGDSAEVRVSVREGRPKPALTREPAGKLFEGDTVTLSCVVEGGSGGWRYLWYKDRQGAPVYQTDSSSGTGARYTISAAALSHSGEYWCGAGRGRNTSYSQYSDPIWVNVTALFSRVTLTASPGATVKEGEALNLTCEAAVNKTPRPQLHYIIVRDGEPVTKSTDSALYSIASTEKSHTGSYTCAVESQGVKKSSQELHIELQNSWSWIIAALSVSLVLIVIAFTLLLFYRYKTKGFLFIAAKSRRPADQTPAQPSRGTELSGLGQEPGNSTTFNIESVYAEVKPNEQNKAVHVTDTPSTSSGDEILYSVIDLKNAKPAKPRPKHDCDVLYSAVLVKTPEVKEEGPQG; from the exons CCAGACAGTATGAAG AGCTGCCTCAGACTACACTCACCCTGGAGCCTCCATTCCCAGAGATATTCACCGGGGAGacagtcactctgaggtgtggggttgaggggggttctactggctggaaatatctctggtacaaagacagtgaggacactccagggctccagactgctggctgcagtataactggtgacagctacacaatcactgcagctgctgtatctgaccagggccagtactTCTGTCGAGGACAAAGAAAAAGTCGACCAAGTTTCTCTCAGCTCAGTAATCCTGTGACagtaactgtgtctg atcaatgggtgatcctgcagactcccccccagcctgtgtttgagggagaCACTCTGACTCTGAGGTGTCATGTCTGGGGTTATACTGCGACCAGGTTTGTCTTTTATAAAGATAATAAATGGTTACAGTCCCAGGCTGACACAGAGCTGAGTGTGGATCGTGTTTCAAAGAATGACGAGGGGTCCTACAGGTGCACAGCGCGGTGGAGCTCCACTTATTctggtgactctgcagaggtgcgggtgtcagtgagag AGGGACGACCAAAGCCAGCACTGACCCGGGAGCCTGCAGGAAAGTTATTTGAAGGAGACAcggtcaccctgagctgtgtggttgaggggggctctggtggctggagatatctctggtacaaagacaggcagggagctccagtgtaccagactgacagcagcagtggaactggagccagatacacaatcagtgctgctgctctgtcccacagtggagagtactggtgtGGAGCTGGACGGGGCAGGAACACGTCTTACTCACAATACAGCGATCCCATCTGGGTAAATGTAACTG ctctgttctccagggtgactctgacagcatctccaggagccacagtgaaggagggagaggctcttaacctgacctgtgaggcagcagtgaacaaaaccccccgccctCAACTCCACTACATcattgtgagagacggggagcctgtgactaagagcactgactctgcactgtacagcatagccagcactgagaagagccacactgggagctacacgtgtgctgtggagtcacagggagtgaagaagagcagccaggagctacacattgaaCTGCAAA attcctggtcgtggatcattgctgctctcagtgtctcgctggttttgattgttattgcATTCACACTGTTGCTGTTCTACCGATACAAGACCAAAG GTTTTCTGTTCATTGCTGCCAAATCAAG GCGCCCTGCAGATCAGACTCCTGCACAGCCCTCGAGGGGAACGGAGCTCTCCGGACTTGGACAGGAGCCTG GTAACTCCACAACATTCAACATAGAGAGTGTATACGCAGAAGTGAAGCCAAATGAACAGAACAAAG ctgtgcaTGTCACTGACACCCCCTCAACATCCAGTGGTGATGAAATCCTTTACTCTGTGATTGACTTAAAGAACGCAAAGCCAG CTAAACCCCGACCAAAACATGACTGTGACGTCCTGTACTCTGCTGTCCTTGTCAAGACACCAGAAG TAAAGGAAGAGGGTCCCCAAGGATGA
- the LOC117971301 gene encoding Fc receptor-like protein 5 isoform X3, translating to MQACELAFLILLTVVSCSRQYEELPQTTLTLEPPFPEIFTGETVTLRCGVEGGSTGWKYLWYKDSEDTPGLQTAGCSITGDSYTITAAAVSDQGQYFCRGQRKSRPSFSQLSNPVTVTVSDQWVILQTPPQPVFEGDTLTLRCHVWGYTATRFVFYKDNKWLQSQADTELSVDRVSKNDEGSYRCTARWSSTYSGDSAEVRVSVREGRPKPALTREPAGKLFEGDTVTLSCVVEGGSGGWRYLWYKDRQGAPVYQTDSSSGTGARYTISAAALSHSGEYWCGAGRGRNTSYSQYSDPIWVNVTALFSRVTLTASPGATVKEGEALNLTCEAAVNKTPRPQLHYIIVRDGEPVTKSTDSALYSIASTEKSHTGSYTCAVESQGVKKSSQELHIELQNSWSWIIAALSVSLVLIVIAFTLLLFYRYKTKGFLFIAAKSRRPADQTPAQPSRGTELSGLGQEPAVHVTDTPSTSSGDEILYSVIDLKNAKPAKPRPKHDCDVLYSAVLVKTPEVKEEGPQG from the exons CCAGACAGTATGAAG AGCTGCCTCAGACTACACTCACCCTGGAGCCTCCATTCCCAGAGATATTCACCGGGGAGacagtcactctgaggtgtggggttgaggggggttctactggctggaaatatctctggtacaaagacagtgaggacactccagggctccagactgctggctgcagtataactggtgacagctacacaatcactgcagctgctgtatctgaccagggccagtactTCTGTCGAGGACAAAGAAAAAGTCGACCAAGTTTCTCTCAGCTCAGTAATCCTGTGACagtaactgtgtctg atcaatgggtgatcctgcagactcccccccagcctgtgtttgagggagaCACTCTGACTCTGAGGTGTCATGTCTGGGGTTATACTGCGACCAGGTTTGTCTTTTATAAAGATAATAAATGGTTACAGTCCCAGGCTGACACAGAGCTGAGTGTGGATCGTGTTTCAAAGAATGACGAGGGGTCCTACAGGTGCACAGCGCGGTGGAGCTCCACTTATTctggtgactctgcagaggtgcgggtgtcagtgagag AGGGACGACCAAAGCCAGCACTGACCCGGGAGCCTGCAGGAAAGTTATTTGAAGGAGACAcggtcaccctgagctgtgtggttgaggggggctctggtggctggagatatctctggtacaaagacaggcagggagctccagtgtaccagactgacagcagcagtggaactggagccagatacacaatcagtgctgctgctctgtcccacagtggagagtactggtgtGGAGCTGGACGGGGCAGGAACACGTCTTACTCACAATACAGCGATCCCATCTGGGTAAATGTAACTG ctctgttctccagggtgactctgacagcatctccaggagccacagtgaaggagggagaggctcttaacctgacctgtgaggcagcagtgaacaaaaccccccgccctCAACTCCACTACATcattgtgagagacggggagcctgtgactaagagcactgactctgcactgtacagcatagccagcactgagaagagccacactgggagctacacgtgtgctgtggagtcacagggagtgaagaagagcagccaggagctacacattgaaCTGCAAA attcctggtcgtggatcattgctgctctcagtgtctcgctggttttgattgttattgcATTCACACTGTTGCTGTTCTACCGATACAAGACCAAAG GTTTTCTGTTCATTGCTGCCAAATCAAG GCGCCCTGCAGATCAGACTCCTGCACAGCCCTCGAGGGGAACGGAGCTCTCCGGACTTGGACAGGAGCCTG ctgtgcaTGTCACTGACACCCCCTCAACATCCAGTGGTGATGAAATCCTTTACTCTGTGATTGACTTAAAGAACGCAAAGCCAG CTAAACCCCGACCAAAACATGACTGTGACGTCCTGTACTCTGCTGTCCTTGTCAAGACACCAGAAG TAAAGGAAGAGGGTCCCCAAGGATGA
- the LOC117971301 gene encoding Fc receptor-like protein 5 isoform X2: MERVLTVVSCSRQYEELPQTTLTLEPPFPEIFTGETVTLRCGVEGGSTGWKYLWYKDSEDTPGLQTAGCSITGDSYTITAAAVSDQGQYFCRGQRKSRPSFSQLSNPVTVTVSDQWVILQTPPQPVFEGDTLTLRCHVWGYTATRFVFYKDNKWLQSQADTELSVDRVSKNDEGSYRCTARWSSTYSGDSAEVRVSVREGRPKPALTREPAGKLFEGDTVTLSCVVEGGSGGWRYLWYKDRQGAPVYQTDSSSGTGARYTISAAALSHSGEYWCGAGRGRNTSYSQYSDPIWVNVTALFSRVTLTASPGATVKEGEALNLTCEAAVNKTPRPQLHYIIVRDGEPVTKSTDSALYSIASTEKSHTGSYTCAVESQGVKKSSQELHIELQNSWSWIIAALSVSLVLIVIAFTLLLFYRYKTKGFLFIAAKSRRPADQTPAQPSRGTELSGLGQEPGNSTTFNIESVYAEVKPNEQNKAVHVTDTPSTSSGDEILYSVIDLKNAKPAKPRPKHDCDVLYSAVLVKTPEVKEEGPQG, from the exons CCAGACAGTATGAAG AGCTGCCTCAGACTACACTCACCCTGGAGCCTCCATTCCCAGAGATATTCACCGGGGAGacagtcactctgaggtgtggggttgaggggggttctactggctggaaatatctctggtacaaagacagtgaggacactccagggctccagactgctggctgcagtataactggtgacagctacacaatcactgcagctgctgtatctgaccagggccagtactTCTGTCGAGGACAAAGAAAAAGTCGACCAAGTTTCTCTCAGCTCAGTAATCCTGTGACagtaactgtgtctg atcaatgggtgatcctgcagactcccccccagcctgtgtttgagggagaCACTCTGACTCTGAGGTGTCATGTCTGGGGTTATACTGCGACCAGGTTTGTCTTTTATAAAGATAATAAATGGTTACAGTCCCAGGCTGACACAGAGCTGAGTGTGGATCGTGTTTCAAAGAATGACGAGGGGTCCTACAGGTGCACAGCGCGGTGGAGCTCCACTTATTctggtgactctgcagaggtgcgggtgtcagtgagag AGGGACGACCAAAGCCAGCACTGACCCGGGAGCCTGCAGGAAAGTTATTTGAAGGAGACAcggtcaccctgagctgtgtggttgaggggggctctggtggctggagatatctctggtacaaagacaggcagggagctccagtgtaccagactgacagcagcagtggaactggagccagatacacaatcagtgctgctgctctgtcccacagtggagagtactggtgtGGAGCTGGACGGGGCAGGAACACGTCTTACTCACAATACAGCGATCCCATCTGGGTAAATGTAACTG ctctgttctccagggtgactctgacagcatctccaggagccacagtgaaggagggagaggctcttaacctgacctgtgaggcagcagtgaacaaaaccccccgccctCAACTCCACTACATcattgtgagagacggggagcctgtgactaagagcactgactctgcactgtacagcatagccagcactgagaagagccacactgggagctacacgtgtgctgtggagtcacagggagtgaagaagagcagccaggagctacacattgaaCTGCAAA attcctggtcgtggatcattgctgctctcagtgtctcgctggttttgattgttattgcATTCACACTGTTGCTGTTCTACCGATACAAGACCAAAG GTTTTCTGTTCATTGCTGCCAAATCAAG GCGCCCTGCAGATCAGACTCCTGCACAGCCCTCGAGGGGAACGGAGCTCTCCGGACTTGGACAGGAGCCTG GTAACTCCACAACATTCAACATAGAGAGTGTATACGCAGAAGTGAAGCCAAATGAACAGAACAAAG ctgtgcaTGTCACTGACACCCCCTCAACATCCAGTGGTGATGAAATCCTTTACTCTGTGATTGACTTAAAGAACGCAAAGCCAG CTAAACCCCGACCAAAACATGACTGTGACGTCCTGTACTCTGCTGTCCTTGTCAAGACACCAGAAG TAAAGGAAGAGGGTCCCCAAGGATGA